The following coding sequences are from one Virgibacillus necropolis window:
- the pepF gene encoding oligoendopeptidase F encodes MAKATKELPKRSELPKELTWDLEDIFATDEKWEQELKSLKQDIPQIEEYAGKLSDSAQALYDVLKLQDDLSQRLGKLFTYAHMRNDEDTTNSFYQEMNAKAENVLTLASSSMSFLVPEILTIEESKLKQFQSEKEELALYKQTLDEITRQRAHVLSQKEEALLAEASEPIENASQTFGMLNNADLTFPAIKNEDGEEIDLTHGRYLGFLESKDRRVREDAFKAMYSTYGSFKNTFSSTLTGTIKKDNFNAKVRNYDSARHAALDGNNIPEQVYENLVEAVNDKIHLLHRYSALRKKVLELDELHMYDMYTPLVKNVEMKIPYQKAQEHVVESLAPLGEEYVNIVKEGYKNRWIDVEENKGKRSGAYSSGAYGTNPYILLNWQDNVNDLFTLAHELGHSVHSYYTRKSQPFRYGNYSIFVAEVASTCNEALLNEYMLNHLEDEKEKLYLLNHFLEGFRGTVFRQTMFAEFEHDIHKRMQDGEALTADKLTEIYYALNKKYFGDEVVSDEEIGLEWSRIPHFYMNYYVFQYATGYSAATALASQILTDEDGTAVERYLNFLKAGSSDFPIEVLKKAGVDMTSKQPILEALDVFEEKLEEMEKLLLK; translated from the coding sequence TTGGCTAAAGCAACAAAGGAATTACCAAAAAGAAGTGAGTTACCTAAAGAACTAACATGGGATCTTGAAGATATTTTTGCAACTGATGAGAAATGGGAACAAGAACTAAAAAGCTTGAAGCAAGATATCCCTCAGATTGAAGAATACGCTGGGAAATTATCTGATTCTGCGCAAGCATTATATGACGTGTTAAAGCTCCAAGACGATTTATCACAGCGTTTGGGCAAGCTTTTTACATATGCGCATATGCGTAATGATGAAGATACGACTAATTCATTTTACCAGGAGATGAATGCAAAGGCCGAAAATGTGCTAACACTTGCATCAAGTTCAATGAGTTTCCTGGTCCCTGAAATTTTAACAATTGAGGAATCGAAGCTGAAGCAATTTCAATCAGAAAAAGAGGAATTAGCTTTATATAAGCAAACATTAGATGAAATTACGCGTCAACGTGCACATGTATTGAGCCAAAAAGAAGAAGCATTACTTGCAGAGGCTTCAGAACCGATTGAAAACGCATCGCAAACATTTGGTATGTTAAACAATGCCGATCTTACTTTCCCAGCGATTAAAAATGAGGACGGAGAAGAAATAGACTTAACACATGGACGTTATCTCGGATTTTTAGAATCAAAAGACCGTAGAGTACGCGAGGATGCATTCAAGGCAATGTACAGCACATATGGTAGCTTTAAAAATACGTTCTCTTCCACTTTAACCGGAACTATTAAGAAGGATAACTTTAATGCGAAGGTACGTAATTATGATTCAGCAAGACACGCTGCATTGGATGGAAACAATATTCCTGAGCAGGTATATGAAAATTTGGTTGAAGCGGTGAATGACAAAATTCATTTACTCCACCGATACTCTGCGTTGCGTAAAAAGGTATTGGAACTAGATGAACTGCATATGTATGACATGTACACACCACTCGTGAAAAATGTTGAAATGAAAATTCCGTATCAGAAGGCACAGGAACATGTAGTGGAAAGCCTTGCACCACTTGGGGAAGAGTATGTCAACATCGTCAAAGAAGGCTACAAAAATCGCTGGATTGATGTGGAGGAAAACAAAGGAAAGCGCAGTGGAGCTTATTCATCAGGAGCATATGGTACAAATCCATATATCTTACTGAACTGGCAGGATAATGTGAATGATTTATTCACACTCGCACATGAACTTGGCCATTCCGTTCACAGCTATTATACAAGAAAGTCGCAACCATTCCGTTATGGAAACTATTCTATTTTTGTGGCTGAGGTTGCGTCAACCTGTAATGAAGCACTGTTAAACGAATACATGTTAAACCATTTGGAAGATGAAAAAGAAAAACTATACTTGTTGAATCATTTCTTAGAAGGTTTCCGTGGAACGGTTTTCCGCCAAACGATGTTCGCAGAATTTGAACATGATATTCATAAGCGAATGCAAGATGGCGAGGCACTAACTGCTGATAAATTGACGGAAATTTATTATGCGTTGAACAAAAAATATTTCGGTGATGAAGTTGTTTCAGATGAGGAAATCGGGCTTGAATGGTCACGCATCCCACACTTTTACATGAATTATTATGTATTCCAATATGCTACCGGCTATTCGGCGGCAACTGCTTTAGCTAGTCAAATCTTAACCGATGAAGATGGCACGGCGGTTGAACGCTATTTAAACTTCTTGAAAGCGGGAAGTAGTGATTTTCCAATAGAAGTGTTGAAAAAAGCTGGTGTCGACATGACGTCAAAACAACCAATACTTGAGGCGTTGGATGTTTTTGAAGAAAAGTTAGAAGAAATGGAAAAACTGTTGTTGAAATAA
- a CDS encoding competence protein CoiA → MLQAKSKTGKITTLVSLSKDEIRKARRGEFVCPVCNEPVLVKAGERTVAHFAHRSKLECASNDHGEGPYHEQGKLLLYNWLKQQGIDVELEKYLPEIKQRPDLFVTIKSRKVAIEYQCARVPIEIINRRNTGYMEAGITPIWILGAKHFHRLRQHHFKVDPFTLSFMHRFSADFPLTFYFFCPQTFQFIIIQHVHLISARLALGLFRFISLKDMTFSNMFFQQELHDKWLFELWKKEKMAFRLRQNNRLHGSELAWFNWLYEKGTHKEKLPSIVHLPVRGQHLMKTTLGNWQSRLCLDLLDPLPIGASFTLERSHRILRYQPRQHFSLDRGMDNPIYEYLILLKKLQVIDQIDSHLFKKIKEIHFHKNIESSLSEDARLMNQLIHCSTIV, encoded by the coding sequence ATGCTTCAAGCAAAATCAAAAACTGGTAAGATCACTACACTTGTTAGCCTCTCAAAAGATGAAATTCGAAAGGCGCGGCGAGGTGAATTTGTTTGCCCGGTTTGTAATGAACCTGTTTTAGTGAAGGCTGGTGAGAGGACGGTAGCACATTTTGCACATCGGTCAAAACTCGAATGCGCTTCAAATGACCACGGTGAAGGTCCTTATCATGAGCAGGGAAAACTTTTATTGTATAATTGGTTAAAGCAACAAGGAATTGATGTTGAGTTAGAAAAGTATTTACCTGAAATTAAACAACGTCCAGATCTTTTTGTCACAATTAAGAGTCGTAAGGTTGCAATTGAATATCAATGTGCACGGGTTCCAATAGAAATAATAAACCGACGAAATACAGGATACATGGAAGCAGGAATTACACCGATATGGATTCTTGGAGCCAAACATTTTCATCGATTGCGTCAGCACCACTTTAAAGTGGATCCATTCACTCTTTCGTTTATGCATCGATTTTCAGCCGATTTCCCCTTAACGTTTTACTTCTTTTGTCCACAAACCTTTCAATTTATTATCATCCAACATGTTCATTTAATATCAGCGCGTCTCGCTTTAGGGCTATTTAGGTTTATCTCACTAAAAGATATGACTTTTTCCAATATGTTTTTTCAGCAAGAGTTACACGATAAGTGGCTATTTGAACTGTGGAAGAAAGAAAAAATGGCATTTCGATTACGTCAGAATAATCGATTGCATGGTTCAGAATTAGCATGGTTTAACTGGTTATATGAAAAAGGAACACATAAAGAAAAACTGCCGTCTATTGTACATTTACCTGTTCGTGGACAGCACCTTATGAAAACAACACTTGGTAATTGGCAAAGTAGGTTATGCCTGGATTTGTTAGACCCCTTACCGATTGGAGCCAGTTTTACCTTAGAAAGATCCCATCGTATACTTCGTTATCAACCACGACAGCATTTTTCCTTAGACAGAGGGATGGATAACCCTATCTATGAATATTTAATTTTATTGAAAAAACTTCAAGTAATCGATCAAATTGACTCCCATCTATTTAAAAAAATAAAAGAAATCCATTTTCACAAAAATATAGAAAGTTCCCTTAGTGAAGATGCACGATTAATGAATCAGTTGATACATTGTAGTACGATAGTATAG
- the mecA gene encoding adaptor protein MecA yields MEIERINDNTVKFYITYVDIEDRGFEREEIWYNRERSEQLFWQMMDEVNYKEDFNVEGPLWIQVQALEKGLEIIVTKAQVSKNGENIELSTENGKTIDLSVDEDIENMLEDKFGKSSDKDTEENIEEDGNLSLVVSFSDFEDVIQLSHYYQDETDSFQDSLYNYNNNYYFYLEFIDESLDDDQQEDIISKIFEFGRDTDMTIHYLEEYGKKVFTDDTFEQVRNYFPAQL; encoded by the coding sequence ATGGAAATAGAACGAATTAATGATAATACCGTTAAATTTTATATAACCTACGTAGATATTGAGGATCGTGGATTTGAACGCGAGGAAATTTGGTACAACCGCGAACGTAGTGAACAGCTATTCTGGCAAATGATGGATGAAGTGAACTATAAAGAAGATTTTAATGTAGAAGGACCACTTTGGATACAAGTGCAAGCATTAGAAAAAGGGTTAGAAATCATCGTGACAAAAGCACAAGTTTCTAAAAATGGTGAGAATATTGAGCTGTCCACTGAGAATGGGAAAACGATAGATTTATCTGTGGATGAGGATATTGAAAATATGCTAGAAGATAAATTTGGTAAATCAAGCGACAAAGACACGGAAGAAAATATAGAAGAAGACGGTAATTTATCACTTGTTGTAAGTTTTAGTGATTTTGAAGATGTCATTCAGTTAAGTCATTATTACCAGGATGAAACGGATTCATTCCAAGACAGTCTATACAACTATAATAACAACTATTATTTTTATCTAGAATTTATTGATGAATCATTAGATGATGACCAGCAAGAAGATATCATTAGTAAAATTTTTGAATTTGGCAGGGATACAGATATGACCATTCATTATTTAGAAGAATATGGGAAAAAGGTATTCACCGATGACACATTCGAACAAGTAAGAAACTATTTCCCTGCACAGCTATAA
- the spxA gene encoding transcriptional regulator SpxA → MVTLYTSPSCTSCRKAKAWLEEHDIPFTERNIFSEPLSLDEIKEILRMTEDGTDEIISTRSKVFQKLDVNIDQLPLKDLFHLIQKNPGLLRRPIILDEKRLQVGYNEDEIRRFLPRTVRTFQLREAQRMVN, encoded by the coding sequence ATGGTAACACTTTATACCTCACCAAGTTGTACTTCGTGCAGAAAAGCAAAAGCATGGTTAGAAGAACATGATATACCGTTCACTGAACGAAATATATTTTCCGAACCATTATCATTAGACGAAATCAAGGAAATTTTACGCATGACAGAAGATGGAACGGATGAGATAATTTCAACTCGTTCTAAGGTTTTTCAAAAATTAGACGTGAATATAGATCAATTACCCTTAAAGGATTTATTTCACTTGATTCAAAAAAACCCAGGATTATTAAGAAGACCAATAATACTTGATGAAAAACGTCTACAGGTTGGTTATAATGAAGATGAAATAAGACGATTTTTACCTAGAACGGTACGTACATTTCAACTACGCGAGGCTCAACGGATGGTAAACTAA
- a CDS encoding GNAT family N-acetyltransferase, whose translation MNWYEKLNKYFPVEEMKSKEHMDMLLKEKGDVYYKDESPNHVLMFAEFDTFIFIDYVWVSTETRGQGTGHKIMEKLKEKGKPIILEVEPVDYDDTDTEKRLRFYQREGFTHAQSIGYNRRSLATNEETTMEILYWSPNDDSEDVIYEKMKHTYDHIHTYKDEEIYGRSYQPVDEVLSYDTDRENEDIFKNLKKPEKA comes from the coding sequence ATGAATTGGTATGAAAAGTTAAACAAATATTTCCCAGTAGAGGAAATGAAATCGAAGGAACATATGGACATGCTTTTGAAAGAAAAAGGGGACGTATATTATAAAGACGAAAGCCCAAATCATGTTTTAATGTTCGCTGAGTTCGATACATTTATTTTTATCGACTATGTATGGGTGTCTACTGAGACAAGGGGGCAAGGAACCGGTCACAAGATAATGGAGAAGCTAAAAGAAAAAGGGAAACCAATTATTTTGGAAGTAGAGCCTGTTGATTATGATGATACAGATACCGAGAAGCGACTTCGTTTTTACCAAAGAGAAGGATTTACCCACGCACAATCCATTGGATATAATCGCCGTTCACTTGCTACAAATGAAGAGACTACAATGGAAATTTTATATTGGTCTCCAAATGACGATTCCGAAGATGTAATTTATGAAAAGATGAAACATACGTATGACCATATTCATACGTATAAAGATGAAGAAATATATGGAAGGTCGTATCAGCCTGTTGATGAAGTATTGAGCTATGATACGGACCGTGAAAATGAAGACATTTTTAAGAATCTAAAAAAGCCCGAGAAAGCTTAA
- a CDS encoding putative glycoside hydrolase, translating into MGKMGIGIMAIVGILLFAIVLPLNVSASGEKEVHTAHSHMKKQISLKPIDVSKQMQRFTYDSGLDFEYPDAVRGIYVTGPSAGGKRFETLLNLVDSTELNAMVIDIKEDHGNLTFKPKEGSPYEDIAKNFINEPRKMLEVLEKKGIYPIARIVVFKDTVLAEKHPEWSFKQNGEVWTNGNGEAFVNPFQKEVWEYNVEIAKMAAELGFQEIQFDYVRFPEGFEDYDEVLDYDLGDYTDSEGNVERRVNAVTDFVSYANDELDYYGVDVAVDIFGYAATIPAAPGIGQNFTKISKNVDVISSMIYPSHWTSYFGIEKPDTEPYKLVSKYAKVENEVLGKLEDPPTSRPWIQDFEAPWLYSGPTKQYGKAEVEAQIKALNEQGINEFLLWNAGNDYTDNVDYTPLN; encoded by the coding sequence ATGGGGAAAATGGGTATTGGAATAATGGCGATTGTAGGGATTCTCCTGTTTGCTATCGTATTGCCACTTAACGTATCTGCAAGTGGTGAAAAAGAAGTACATACCGCACACAGTCATATGAAAAAACAAATAAGTCTAAAGCCAATAGATGTAAGTAAACAAATGCAGCGATTTACATATGATTCGGGGCTCGATTTTGAATATCCAGATGCTGTTCGAGGAATTTATGTAACTGGTCCTTCAGCAGGGGGAAAACGTTTTGAGACGTTGCTAAACTTAGTGGATTCAACAGAATTGAATGCAATGGTTATTGACATTAAAGAGGATCATGGAAACTTAACATTTAAACCAAAAGAAGGCTCCCCTTATGAAGATATCGCTAAGAACTTTATCAATGAACCACGTAAAATGCTTGAAGTACTTGAAAAGAAAGGGATTTACCCGATTGCAAGAATTGTGGTATTTAAAGATACTGTTCTTGCAGAAAAACATCCAGAATGGTCATTTAAGCAAAACGGAGAAGTATGGACTAATGGCAATGGAGAAGCATTTGTAAATCCATTTCAAAAAGAAGTCTGGGAATACAATGTAGAAATTGCAAAAATGGCAGCTGAGCTTGGTTTCCAAGAGATACAATTCGACTATGTCCGCTTCCCAGAGGGCTTTGAAGATTACGATGAAGTTCTCGACTATGATTTAGGCGATTATACTGATTCTGAAGGAAATGTAGAACGACGAGTTAATGCAGTAACTGATTTTGTATCTTATGCAAACGATGAGTTAGATTATTATGGGGTAGACGTTGCAGTAGACATTTTCGGGTATGCAGCAACAATTCCTGCAGCACCTGGTATTGGACAAAATTTCACGAAGATATCCAAAAACGTTGATGTCATATCTTCTATGATTTATCCAAGTCATTGGACATCTTATTTTGGTATAGAAAAGCCTGATACCGAACCATATAAATTAGTTAGTAAGTATGCAAAAGTTGAAAATGAAGTATTAGGTAAATTAGAAGATCCACCAACTTCAAGGCCGTGGATTCAAGATTTTGAAGCTCCTTGGTTATACAGTGGACCAACAAAGCAATATGGAAAAGCGGAAGTGGAAGCACAAATTAAAGCATTGAACGAGCAGGGGATAAATGAATTTTTACTTTGGAATGCTGGCAATGATTATACAGATAATGTGGACTATACACCGCTTAATTAA
- a CDS encoding LamB/YcsF family protein → MRTTIDLNCDMGESFGVYKLGYDDDVIKLISSVNIACGFHGGDHNIMNHTVAMAKKYGVGVGAHPGFLDLHGFGRRNIDVGREDLMNSIIYQIGALYMFCQKHDVELRHVKPHGNMNNMADKNKEMAVNIVDAIRAVDKNLPILVKPNSQLHLVAKDKGLPFVLELFADRAYNDDISLVSRKYEGAVISDPEKVAKRVIKMVTEKKITTINGEEIEVDGESICVHGDTPTALDMIRIIKERLEGIGVKIAPLSVN, encoded by the coding sequence TTGAGAACAACAATTGATTTGAATTGCGATATGGGTGAAAGTTTTGGGGTTTACAAGCTTGGATATGACGATGACGTTATTAAATTAATTTCCTCAGTGAATATTGCGTGCGGGTTTCACGGAGGAGATCATAATATAATGAACCATACAGTGGCCATGGCAAAAAAATATGGTGTAGGTGTTGGAGCACACCCGGGTTTCCTTGACCTGCATGGATTCGGACGTCGTAATATCGATGTAGGTAGGGAAGATTTGATGAATTCTATTATCTATCAAATTGGAGCTCTTTACATGTTTTGTCAGAAACACGATGTTGAATTACGACATGTGAAACCACATGGTAATATGAATAATATGGCAGACAAAAATAAAGAAATGGCGGTAAACATAGTAGATGCTATACGTGCAGTTGATAAAAATTTACCTATTTTAGTTAAGCCTAATTCACAATTACATCTTGTTGCAAAAGACAAGGGCTTACCGTTTGTTTTAGAGTTGTTTGCTGACAGGGCATATAATGATGACATTTCCTTAGTGTCTAGAAAGTACGAAGGTGCTGTTATTAGTGATCCCGAAAAAGTCGCGAAAAGAGTTATAAAAATGGTGACGGAAAAAAAGATCACTACAATTAATGGAGAGGAAATAGAGGTTGATGGAGAGTCAATTTGTGTGCATGGTGACACACCAACCGCGTTAGACATGATTAGAATTATTAAAGAAAGGCTTGAAGGCATAGGTGTTAAAATTGCTCCGCTTTCTGTAAATTAA
- a CDS encoding 5-oxoprolinase subunit C family protein, protein MKLKLSKVLLEKGGVTIFEVLNPGLFTTIQDLGRSGYQKYGLAVSGSADHYSHRLANILVGNPESSAVLEVTLMGLKLLTLKNGFIVVTGGDLNFTINGSPVQSWKTIKVNEGDIIRFTGCNSGCRAYLGVAGGIYVPKVLGSRSTDTVGKIGGIDGRPLKKGDVIQVGKQPTNNFRIIKRRLPKELIPSYTNSVNLRVILGPQEEAFEQEAIDTFFSSKYKVTKDLDRMGCRLEGPILNHTKGADIVSEGIFFGAIQVPKNGQPIIFLVGRQSIGGYTKIGGVISVDLPKTAQVKPGDHITFEKVTVEEAHRLLKERERKFSVLKMHSYS, encoded by the coding sequence ATGAAATTAAAATTAAGTAAAGTTCTTCTAGAAAAAGGGGGGGTTACTATTTTTGAAGTATTAAATCCCGGATTATTTACAACTATTCAGGATCTTGGAAGATCAGGTTACCAAAAATATGGGTTGGCCGTGTCTGGGTCAGCTGATCATTATTCCCATAGATTAGCAAATATTTTAGTTGGGAACCCCGAATCTTCCGCGGTATTAGAAGTGACATTAATGGGATTGAAATTATTAACACTAAAAAATGGATTTATTGTAGTCACAGGGGGCGATTTGAATTTTACAATAAATGGTTCACCCGTTCAGTCGTGGAAGACTATAAAGGTAAACGAGGGGGATATAATCCGGTTTACTGGATGTAATTCTGGTTGCCGGGCATATTTAGGGGTTGCTGGTGGAATTTATGTTCCAAAAGTATTGGGAAGCAGATCCACCGATACAGTCGGCAAAATAGGTGGAATAGATGGGAGACCCTTAAAAAAGGGAGATGTAATTCAAGTAGGGAAGCAACCAACAAATAATTTCCGAATAATTAAACGTCGTCTTCCTAAGGAATTAATTCCTTCTTACACCAATTCAGTAAATCTAAGAGTTATACTTGGCCCTCAAGAAGAAGCATTTGAACAGGAAGCGATAGACACCTTTTTTTCTTCAAAATATAAGGTGACAAAGGATCTAGATCGAATGGGTTGTCGTCTTGAAGGACCAATACTAAACCATACTAAGGGAGCTGATATTGTATCTGAAGGGATTTTTTTTGGAGCAATTCAAGTTCCTAAAAATGGTCAACCAATTATCTTTTTAGTAGGAAGGCAAAGCATAGGGGGGTATACAAAAATAGGGGGGGTAATTAGCGTAGATCTACCAAAAACGGCACAGGTTAAGCCGGGTGATCATATAACGTTTGAAAAAGTCACAGTGGAAGAAGCACATAGATTATTAAAGGAAAGAGAAAGAAAATTTTCTGTACTAAAAATGCATTCCTATAGTTAA
- the pxpB gene encoding 5-oxoprolinase subunit PxpB: protein MEFDLEINKETNAILTNLSNLIESDSEKHFNETIIGYRSILIEYNPLELSFKEAITKLEGLKGEAENGENHTSRHIEIPVLYGGEHGPDIESVSSYNNLSIEEVIDIHSSANYLVYFIGFTPGYPFLGGMSPEIATPRLESPRISIPPGSVGIANNQTGIYPVESPGGWRLIGQTPIQLYDAKSDQPFLFKSGDNVRFNNIDINEFNGIKEQVMKGTYKPTINEIKIK from the coding sequence ATGGAATTTGATCTTGAAATTAATAAAGAAACAAATGCTATTCTAACAAATTTGTCTAATTTAATTGAATCTGATTCTGAAAAACACTTTAATGAAACTATTATTGGATATCGGTCTATACTCATAGAATACAATCCTTTGGAGTTATCTTTTAAAGAAGCTATAACAAAGCTTGAAGGATTAAAAGGAGAAGCTGAGAATGGTGAAAACCACACTAGCAGGCACATAGAGATACCTGTTCTTTACGGGGGGGAACATGGTCCTGATATAGAAAGTGTGTCAAGTTATAACAATTTATCAATAGAAGAAGTGATTGATATTCATTCCAGTGCTAATTATTTAGTATATTTTATAGGATTTACACCAGGCTACCCATTTCTTGGTGGAATGTCACCTGAAATTGCAACACCCCGTTTGGAAAGTCCCCGTATTTCAATTCCACCGGGAAGTGTAGGAATAGCAAATAATCAAACTGGAATTTATCCGGTTGAGAGTCCTGGTGGATGGAGATTAATAGGTCAAACACCGATCCAACTGTACGATGCTAAATCGGATCAACCATTTCTGTTTAAATCTGGGGACAATGTTAGGTTTAACAATATTGATATTAATGAATTTAATGGGATTAAAGAACAGGTGATGAAGGGGACCTATAAGCCAACGATAAATGAAATTAAAATTAAGTAA
- a CDS encoding SDR family NAD(P)-dependent oxidoreductase — protein MMRLKDKVAIVTGSGQGIGEEIAKTFGREGAKIVIAEINEETGSKVSDDLMSSGVEAVFVKTDVSDEQSVKEMVQVAVKHFDGIDILVNNAAIAVRKSVVDTSLEEWQKVIGVNLTGPFLCSKYTLPEITKRGGGSVINIGSWHADKTITRFASYPAAKGGLLALTRQMALDEGPHKIRVNAVCPSMVDTPLERQTFSSLPDPDKAYEQALDFQPMGRIGTVEDIANACLFFASDESVYVSGQSLVVDGAAINKIARPLMFD, from the coding sequence ATGATGAGATTAAAAGACAAAGTAGCGATTGTGACCGGATCAGGTCAGGGTATTGGTGAAGAAATTGCAAAAACATTTGGCCGGGAAGGCGCAAAAATTGTTATTGCCGAAATTAATGAAGAAACCGGATCAAAGGTTTCAGATGATTTAATGTCTTCTGGAGTCGAGGCGGTCTTTGTAAAAACGGATGTTAGCGACGAACAAAGTGTAAAAGAAATGGTTCAAGTAGCGGTAAAACATTTTGATGGTATTGATATTTTGGTAAATAATGCTGCGATTGCTGTTCGTAAATCTGTAGTAGATACATCGCTTGAAGAATGGCAAAAGGTCATCGGTGTTAATTTAACAGGTCCGTTTCTTTGTTCAAAATATACACTGCCAGAAATCACCAAGCGCGGTGGCGGCTCGGTTATCAATATCGGTTCGTGGCATGCGGATAAAACAATTACTCGCTTTGCGTCATATCCAGCTGCCAAAGGAGGTCTGCTTGCCTTAACAAGACAGATGGCTTTGGACGAAGGTCCGCATAAAATAAGAGTGAATGCAGTTTGCCCAAGCATGGTTGATACACCGCTTGAACGCCAGACATTTTCCAGCTTGCCTGATCCCGATAAAGCATATGAACAGGCGCTCGATTTTCAGCCAATGGGTCGAATTGGAACAGTGGAAGATATCGCAAATGCTTGTTTATTCTTTGCCTCTGATGAGTCAGTGTATGTCAGTGGTCAGTCATTAGTGGTTGACGGTGCCGCTATCAATAAGATAGCACGCCCGTTAATGTTTGATTGA
- a CDS encoding amidohydrolase, with protein sequence MRNELMQMLEEREDEMIEIRRYLHEHPELSFKEEKTAAYIADFYKGKDVDVETNVGNGHGIIVTIKGASPGKTIGLRADFDALPIKEEANVSFKSSNEGVMHACGHDAHTAYLLILADCLIQLKDKITGTIKVIHQHAEEQPPGGAKSIVDSGKLDDLEAIFGIHVLPMAQTGTVGYHSGYSFNGRTYFKLRIQASGGHGSSPHKANDAIVAGSYFVTTVQTVISRRVDPLAAGVVTVGSFDGKGSFNVIKDSIELEGDIRYSNDETQAVIDKEFHRLVNGLEELFGVTCELTYTPDYPTLYNDPELTAFVADVLKGVKDKDITEVKEFPRMAPSDDFAYYLEKIPGSYFFIGCTPKGVEEPYFNHHPKFDIDEDAILVAAKSVGHVACSYLAMDLDDKEA encoded by the coding sequence ATGAGAAACGAACTAATGCAAATGCTAGAAGAACGGGAAGATGAAATGATTGAAATTCGCCGCTACTTACATGAACATCCCGAGCTTTCTTTTAAAGAGGAAAAAACAGCAGCATATATTGCCGATTTTTACAAAGGGAAAGATGTTGACGTAGAAACGAACGTAGGAAACGGACATGGAATTATTGTAACGATAAAAGGGGCATCACCAGGTAAAACAATTGGTCTACGTGCTGATTTTGATGCTTTGCCAATCAAAGAAGAAGCGAATGTTTCGTTTAAATCAAGCAATGAAGGTGTGATGCATGCCTGTGGACATGATGCCCATACAGCATATTTGTTAATTTTGGCCGACTGTCTCATTCAATTAAAGGATAAAATCACAGGAACCATTAAAGTTATTCACCAACATGCAGAGGAGCAACCTCCTGGTGGTGCAAAAAGCATTGTGGATTCAGGGAAACTTGATGACTTAGAAGCAATTTTTGGTATTCATGTTTTGCCAATGGCGCAAACAGGAACAGTAGGTTATCACAGTGGGTATTCTTTTAATGGACGTACCTATTTTAAATTGCGGATTCAGGCAAGTGGTGGGCATGGATCATCCCCTCATAAAGCGAATGACGCTATTGTTGCAGGTTCCTATTTTGTTACCACAGTGCAAACGGTTATTAGTCGTAGGGTAGACCCGCTTGCTGCTGGTGTAGTAACGGTCGGTTCATTTGATGGAAAAGGTAGTTTTAACGTTATTAAAGACAGTATTGAACTTGAAGGTGATATACGTTACTCAAATGATGAAACGCAAGCGGTTATCGATAAAGAGTTTCACCGGTTGGTAAACGGATTAGAAGAATTATTTGGTGTAACCTGCGAACTTACATATACACCTGATTATCCAACGTTATATAATGATCCTGAATTGACTGCATTTGTCGCAGATGTGTTGAAAGGGGTTAAGGATAAAGACATTACGGAGGTTAAAGAATTTCCTAGGATGGCACCATCAGATGATTTTGCATACTATCTGGAGAAAATTCCTGGTTCTTATTTCTTTATTGGCTGCACTCCCAAAGGTGTAGAAGAGCCTTATTTTAATCACCACCCAAAATTCGATATTGACGAGGATGCGATTTTAGTTGCAGCAAAATCAGTGGGGCATGTTGCTTGTAGTTATCTAGCAATGGATCTTGATGATAAGGAAGCTTAG